One window of the Klebsiella oxytoca genome contains the following:
- the ypdK gene encoding membrane protein YpdK, translating into MKYFLMGISFMVIVWAGTFALMI; encoded by the coding sequence GTGAAATATTTTTTAATGGGCATTTCTTTTATGGTCATCGTTTGGGCCGGTACTTTCGCCCTGATGATCTAG
- a CDS encoding LytR/AlgR family response regulator transcription factor, protein MKVIIVEDEFLAQQELTWLINTHSQMEIVGTFDDGLDVLKFLQHNKVDAIFLDINIPSLDGVLLAQNISQFAHKPFIVFITAWKEHAVEAFELEAFDYILKPYQESRIINMLQKLTSAWQQLQVSAGSGTASNPIRENDTINLIKDERIIVTSINDIYYAEAHEKMTFVYTRKESFVMPMNITEFCNKLPSAHFFRCHRSYCVNLNKIREIEPWFNNTYILRLRDLEFQVPVSRSKVKEFRQLMHL, encoded by the coding sequence ATGAAAGTCATCATTGTGGAAGATGAGTTCCTCGCGCAACAGGAGCTCACCTGGTTGATTAACACGCATAGTCAGATGGAGATTGTCGGCACCTTTGACGATGGGCTGGACGTGCTGAAGTTTTTACAGCACAACAAAGTCGACGCTATTTTTCTCGACATCAATATCCCTTCTCTCGATGGCGTACTGTTAGCGCAAAATATCAGCCAGTTCGCGCACAAGCCGTTTATCGTTTTTATTACCGCCTGGAAAGAGCATGCGGTGGAAGCCTTTGAGCTGGAGGCGTTTGACTACATTCTTAAGCCATACCAGGAATCGCGCATCATCAACATGCTTCAAAAACTGACCAGCGCCTGGCAACAGCTGCAGGTGAGCGCTGGCTCCGGCACAGCTTCCAACCCAATCAGAGAAAACGACACGATTAATCTGATTAAAGATGAGCGAATTATCGTCACCAGCATCAACGATATTTACTATGCGGAGGCGCATGAAAAGATGACGTTCGTGTATACCCGGAAAGAGTCGTTTGTCATGCCGATGAATATCACGGAGTTCTGTAACAAGCTACCGTCAGCGCACTTTTTCCGCTGCCACCGCTCGTACTGCGTCAATCTGAACAAAATTCGCGAAATCGAACCCTGGTTCAACAACACCTATATTCTGCGGCTTCGCGATTTAGAGTTTCAGGTACCGGTTAGCCGCAGCAAGGTAAAAGAGTTTCGTCAGCTCATGCATCTGTAG
- a CDS encoding DUF2502 domain-containing protein translates to MFRSLILAAVLLASAPLVANAGEITLLPSIKLQIGDRDNYGNYWDGGGWRDRDYWRKHYEWRDNRWHRHDNGWHRGWDKRKAYERGYREGWNDRDDRRGGWGRGHGGRGHGHGHH, encoded by the coding sequence ATGTTCAGGTCACTGATTTTGGCTGCAGTGCTTCTGGCTTCAGCGCCATTGGTCGCTAATGCTGGTGAAATCACCCTGTTGCCATCTATAAAATTACAAATTGGCGATCGCGACAATTATGGTAACTACTGGGACGGTGGCGGCTGGCGCGACCGTGATTACTGGCGTAAACACTATGAGTGGCGCGACAACCGCTGGCATCGTCATGACAACGGCTGGCATCGTGGCTGGGATAAACGCAAAGCCTACGAACGCGGCTATCGCGAAGGCTGGAACGACCGCGACGACCGACGCGGCGGCTGGGGACGAGGTCACGGCGGTCGCGGCCATGGTCACGGGCATCATTAA
- the alaC gene encoding alanine transaminase, whose product MAEFSPERRFTRIDRLPPYVFNITAELKMAARRRGEDIIDFSMGNPDGATPPHIVEKLCTVAQRPDTHGYSTSRGIPRLRRAISRWYQERYNVEIDPESEAIVTIGSKEGLAHLMLATLDHGDTVLVPNPSYPIHIYGAVIAGAQVRSVPLVEGVDFFNELERAIRESYPKPKMMILGFPSNPTAQCVELEFFEKVVALAKRYDVLVVHDLAYADIVYDGWKAPSIMQVPGARDVAVEFFTLSKSYNMAGWRIGFMVGNKTLVNALARIKSYHDYGTFTPLQVAAIAALEGDQQCVRDIAEQYKRRRDVLVKGLHEAGWMVECPKASMYVWAKIPEQYAAMGSLEFAKKLLQDAKVCVSPGIGFGDYGDTHVRFALIENRDRIRQAVRGIKSMFRADGLLPASAKITSESNE is encoded by the coding sequence ATGGCTGAATTCAGTCCTGAACGCCGTTTTACGCGTATCGATCGTCTCCCCCCGTACGTTTTTAACATTACCGCTGAACTGAAAATGGCTGCGCGACGTCGCGGCGAAGATATTATTGATTTCAGCATGGGTAACCCCGATGGTGCGACTCCGCCGCATATCGTCGAAAAGCTATGCACCGTCGCTCAGCGGCCCGATACTCACGGCTATTCTACTTCTCGTGGTATTCCGCGCCTGCGCAGGGCGATTTCCCGCTGGTATCAAGAGCGCTATAACGTTGAGATCGATCCGGAATCTGAAGCGATTGTGACGATTGGCTCTAAAGAGGGGCTGGCGCATCTGATGCTGGCGACGCTTGACCATGGTGATACCGTTCTGGTGCCAAACCCAAGCTATCCTATTCATATTTATGGCGCAGTGATAGCCGGAGCCCAGGTGCGTTCGGTACCTCTTGTCGAAGGCGTGGACTTTTTTAACGAGCTTGAACGCGCTATTCGTGAGAGCTACCCGAAGCCGAAAATGATGATCCTCGGTTTTCCATCCAACCCGACCGCGCAGTGCGTTGAACTGGAATTCTTCGAAAAAGTCGTGGCGCTGGCGAAGCGTTATGATGTGCTGGTGGTACACGATCTGGCCTACGCCGATATCGTTTATGATGGCTGGAAAGCGCCTTCTATTATGCAGGTTCCCGGCGCGCGCGATGTTGCCGTAGAGTTTTTCACGCTATCCAAAAGCTACAACATGGCCGGCTGGCGTATTGGTTTTATGGTCGGTAATAAAACGCTGGTCAATGCGCTGGCGCGAATTAAAAGCTACCACGATTATGGTACCTTTACTCCGCTGCAGGTTGCGGCTATCGCTGCGCTTGAAGGCGATCAGCAGTGTGTTCGCGATATTGCCGAGCAGTATAAACGCCGGCGCGATGTGCTGGTCAAGGGGCTGCATGAGGCGGGCTGGATGGTCGAGTGTCCGAAGGCGTCCATGTACGTGTGGGCGAAAATCCCGGAGCAGTATGCGGCCATGGGATCGCTGGAGTTCGCTAAAAAGCTGCTGCAGGATGCGAAAGTCTGCGTCTCACCGGGCATTGGCTTCGGTGACTATGGCGATACCCACGTACGCTTCGCTTTAATTGAGAATCGCGATCGTATCCGCCAGGCCGTGCGCGGCATCAAATCTATGTTCCGCGCTGACGGGCTTCTGCCGGCATCGGCAAAGATAACCAGCGAAAGCAACGAGTAA
- a CDS encoding Nramp family divalent metal transporter: MTNSRVENSSGRAARKIKLALMGPAFIAAIGYIDPGNFATNIQAGASFGYQLLWVVVWANLMAMLIQVMSAKLGIATGKNLAEQIRDHYPRPVVWFYWVQAEIIAMATDLAEFIGAAIGFKLVLGVSLLQGAVLTGIATFLILMLQRRGQKPLEKVIGGLLLFVAAAYVVELIFSQPALAPLAKGMLVPSLPTSEAVFLAAGVLGATIMPHVIYLHSSLTQHLHGGTRKERYNATRWDVAIAMTIAGFVNLAMMATAAAAFHFNGHTGIADLDQAYLTLEPLLSHAAATIFGLSLIAAGLSSTVVGTLAGQVVMQGFIRFHIPLWFRRAITMLPSFIVILMGLDPTRILVMSQVLLSFGIALALVPLLIFTSDSRLMGDLVNSRWVKVLGWAIVAVVVGLNGWLIVGSIFS, from the coding sequence ATGACAAACAGTCGCGTTGAGAATAGCAGCGGTCGTGCAGCGCGCAAGATCAAGTTGGCCCTGATGGGACCTGCTTTCATTGCTGCCATTGGCTATATCGATCCGGGTAATTTCGCGACGAATATTCAGGCCGGTGCCAGCTTTGGCTATCAGCTGCTTTGGGTTGTGGTATGGGCTAACCTGATGGCGATGCTGATTCAGGTGATGTCGGCGAAGCTGGGTATCGCTACCGGTAAAAATCTGGCAGAACAAATTCGCGACCACTACCCGCGGCCGGTAGTGTGGTTTTACTGGGTGCAGGCGGAAATCATCGCGATGGCCACCGATCTTGCCGAGTTTATTGGCGCAGCTATTGGGTTTAAGCTGGTGCTCGGCGTCTCCTTGCTGCAGGGCGCGGTGCTGACGGGAATCGCGACGTTTCTGATTCTGATGCTACAGCGTCGCGGTCAAAAACCGCTGGAGAAAGTGATTGGCGGACTGCTGCTGTTTGTCGCTGCGGCATATGTCGTTGAACTGATTTTCTCCCAGCCTGCGCTGGCGCCGTTGGCGAAAGGAATGCTCGTACCGTCTCTGCCGACCAGCGAAGCGGTATTTCTTGCCGCCGGGGTACTGGGCGCAACCATCATGCCGCATGTCATCTATTTACACTCATCGCTGACCCAGCATCTGCACGGTGGGACGCGTAAAGAGCGGTATAACGCCACGCGCTGGGATGTGGCGATTGCCATGACTATCGCTGGTTTTGTCAACCTGGCGATGATGGCGACCGCTGCCGCGGCTTTCCATTTCAACGGCCATACAGGTATTGCCGACCTCGATCAGGCCTATCTGACGCTGGAGCCTTTGCTGAGTCATGCGGCAGCGACCATCTTTGGCCTGAGTCTGATAGCAGCGGGACTATCTTCGACGGTTGTTGGCACCCTGGCGGGGCAGGTGGTGATGCAGGGCTTTATACGCTTTCATATCCCGCTATGGTTTCGTCGGGCAATCACCATGCTGCCGTCGTTTATTGTGATTTTAATGGGCCTTGATCCGACGCGTATTCTGGTGATGAGTCAGGTATTGCTGAGTTTTGGTATCGCTCTTGCGCTGGTGCCGTTGCTTATATTTACCAGCGATTCCCGATTAATGGGTGACCTGGTCAACTCCCGGTGGGTGAAAGTACTGGGATGGGCGATTGTCGCGGTGGTCGTGGGGCTCAACGGTTGGCTGATTGTGGGATCGATATTCAGCTAA
- a CDS encoding alpha-keto acid decarboxylase family protein, with translation MQPTYTIGDYLLDRLVDCGIDRLFGVPGDYNLQFLDSVIAHQKLGWVGCANELNAAYAADGYARIKGAGALLTTYGVGELSALNGIAGSYAEHVPVLHIVGAPCTGAQQRGELLHHTLGDGDFSHFSRMSEQITCSQAVLAAGNACHEIDRVLSEMLIHHRPGYLMLPADVAKAKATPPAHRLLMEGLPADDNQLAGFREHALLMLRSSRRVSLLADFLAQRYGLQNVLREWVAKVPVSFATMLMGKGLFDEQQSGFVGTYSGVASSSQTRDAIENADTIICIGTRFTDTITAGFTQHLPQEKTIEIQPFAVRVGDRWFSRIPMEKALDILIELSATLAAEWTTPDVQAPGVGGEPEGRLTQKNFWSTVQKQLRPGDIILADQGTAAFGAAALKLPAGATLIVQPLWGSIGFTLPAAYGAQIAAADKRVVLIVGDGAAQLTIQEMGSMLRDKQRPLILLLNNEGYTVERAIHGPEQRYNDIALWDWSRLPDAFAPEVPSRCWRVTRTQELQEAMDSSIASDRLTMVEVMLPKMDIPDFLRTVTRSLEERNSRV, from the coding sequence ATGCAACCGACTTATACCATTGGCGATTATCTGCTGGATCGTCTCGTAGATTGCGGCATAGACCGCTTGTTTGGCGTACCGGGTGATTACAATTTACAGTTTCTCGACAGCGTTATCGCGCATCAGAAATTAGGGTGGGTTGGTTGTGCTAACGAGCTGAACGCGGCCTATGCCGCCGATGGCTATGCGCGTATTAAAGGCGCTGGCGCGCTACTGACGACCTATGGTGTCGGCGAGCTTAGCGCGCTTAACGGAATTGCCGGAAGCTACGCCGAACATGTTCCGGTCCTGCATATTGTCGGGGCTCCCTGTACCGGCGCGCAGCAGCGCGGCGAACTGCTGCACCATACGCTTGGTGATGGTGATTTCAGCCACTTTTCGCGTATGAGTGAACAAATTACCTGTTCCCAGGCGGTACTGGCGGCGGGCAATGCCTGCCATGAAATAGACCGGGTATTAAGTGAAATGCTAATCCATCATCGCCCCGGTTATCTGATGCTGCCGGCCGATGTGGCGAAGGCGAAGGCCACGCCGCCTGCTCACCGTTTGCTAATGGAAGGTCTGCCCGCCGATGATAATCAGCTGGCAGGATTTCGTGAGCATGCGCTGTTGATGCTGAGAAGCAGCCGTCGCGTATCGCTGCTGGCTGATTTCCTTGCCCAGCGCTATGGGCTGCAAAACGTCCTCAGAGAGTGGGTCGCTAAAGTACCGGTTTCTTTCGCCACCATGCTGATGGGTAAAGGGCTTTTTGATGAGCAGCAGAGCGGGTTTGTCGGGACCTATAGCGGCGTAGCAAGCTCCAGTCAGACTCGCGATGCCATTGAAAATGCTGATACCATCATCTGCATTGGCACCCGTTTTACCGATACCATTACCGCCGGGTTTACTCAGCATCTCCCGCAGGAAAAAACGATAGAAATCCAGCCCTTTGCCGTTCGGGTTGGCGATCGTTGGTTCAGCCGGATTCCAATGGAAAAGGCGCTTGATATTTTAATCGAGCTTTCCGCCACTCTGGCGGCAGAATGGACTACGCCAGACGTTCAGGCTCCCGGCGTAGGCGGCGAGCCTGAAGGCCGCCTGACGCAAAAAAATTTCTGGAGTACGGTGCAGAAACAGCTGCGTCCCGGGGACATAATTCTTGCCGATCAGGGAACGGCCGCGTTCGGGGCTGCGGCGCTTAAACTTCCAGCCGGCGCAACGCTGATCGTCCAGCCGTTATGGGGATCGATAGGTTTTACCCTTCCGGCAGCCTATGGAGCGCAAATAGCAGCGGCGGACAAACGGGTAGTGCTGATTGTCGGCGATGGCGCCGCACAGCTAACCATTCAGGAGATGGGATCGATGCTAAGAGATAAGCAACGTCCGCTGATTCTGTTGCTTAATAATGAAGGCTATACGGTCGAGCGCGCCATTCATGGCCCTGAGCAGCGTTATAACGATATTGCGCTCTGGGACTGGAGCCGTCTGCCTGATGCTTTTGCCCCCGAAGTACCGTCGCGCTGCTGGCGAGTAACGCGTACGCAGGAGCTGCAAGAAGCGATGGACAGCAGCATTGCCTCAGACAGGTTAACAATGGTAGAGGTGATGCTGCCAAAAATGGATATTCCCGACTTTCTGCGTACGGTTACCCGGTCGCTGGAAGAGAGAAACAGCCGCGTTTAA
- a CDS encoding sensor histidine kinase, with translation MHEIFTMLLAVFDRAALMLICLFFLIRLRLFRELLHKSAHTPKELLAVTAIFSLFALFSTWSGVPVEGSLVNVRIIAVMSGGILFGPWVGAIVGVIAGVHRYLIDIDGVTAVPCFITSIVAGLLSGFISRKVPKAQRWKAGILAGMLCETLTMILVVVWAPSLALGIDIVSKIGIPMILGSICIGFIVLLVQSVEGEKEASAARQAKLALDIANKTLPLFRHVNSESLRQVCDIIRRDINADAVAITNTQHVMAYVGVGEINYRNNDDFISPTTQQAIRYGKIIIKNNDEAHRTPEIHSMLVIPLWEKGVVTGTLKIYYCHAHRITSSLQEMAIGLSQIISTQLEVSRAEQLREMANKAELRALQSKINPHFLFNALNAISSSIRLNPDTARQLIFNLSRYLRYNIELKDDEQIDIKRELYQIKDYIAIEQARFGDKLTVIYDIDDEVNFMIPSLLIQPLVENAIVHGIQPCKGKGVVTIGINECGNRVRISVRDTGNGIDPAVVARVEADEMPGNKIGLLNVHHRVKLLYGEGLHIRRLTPGTEIAFYVPTQHAPQAATESLLS, from the coding sequence ATGCACGAAATATTTACTATGCTGCTGGCGGTTTTTGACCGCGCGGCATTAATGCTAATTTGTCTCTTTTTTCTTATTCGTCTGCGCCTGTTTCGTGAACTTCTGCATAAATCCGCGCACACGCCAAAAGAGCTGCTGGCCGTTACCGCGATCTTCTCTCTCTTCGCCCTTTTCAGTACCTGGTCCGGCGTACCGGTAGAGGGATCGCTGGTCAACGTACGAATTATCGCCGTGATGTCCGGCGGGATCCTTTTCGGTCCCTGGGTCGGCGCAATTGTTGGCGTCATTGCCGGCGTGCATCGCTATCTGATCGATATAGACGGCGTCACCGCTGTCCCCTGTTTTATTACCAGCATTGTCGCCGGTCTGCTTTCCGGTTTTATCAGTCGTAAAGTTCCGAAAGCGCAGCGCTGGAAAGCGGGGATCCTTGCCGGGATGCTGTGCGAAACATTAACAATGATTCTCGTGGTGGTATGGGCGCCCTCCCTGGCGCTGGGAATCGACATCGTGTCAAAAATTGGTATTCCAATGATCCTTGGCAGCATATGTATCGGCTTCATCGTGTTGCTGGTACAGAGCGTTGAAGGAGAAAAGGAGGCCAGCGCCGCCCGTCAGGCAAAGCTGGCGCTGGATATTGCTAATAAAACGCTGCCGCTGTTTCGCCACGTCAATAGCGAGTCCCTGCGTCAGGTCTGCGATATCATCCGTCGCGACATCAATGCCGATGCCGTCGCCATCACCAATACCCAGCACGTAATGGCCTATGTCGGTGTCGGTGAAATCAACTACCGCAATAACGACGACTTTATTAGTCCGACCACGCAACAAGCGATCCGCTATGGAAAAATCATTATCAAAAATAATGATGAAGCTCATCGGACGCCGGAAATACACTCGATGCTCGTTATTCCGCTGTGGGAAAAAGGCGTCGTCACCGGTACGCTAAAAATCTATTACTGCCACGCGCATCGCATCACCTCTTCGTTGCAGGAAATGGCTATTGGCCTGTCGCAAATCATCTCTACGCAGCTGGAGGTCTCGCGCGCCGAGCAGCTTCGTGAGATGGCCAATAAAGCTGAACTGCGCGCGCTGCAAAGCAAAATTAATCCCCACTTTTTATTTAACGCTCTGAACGCGATTTCGTCGTCGATTCGCTTGAATCCGGACACCGCGCGCCAGTTAATTTTTAATTTGTCGCGCTATTTACGCTACAACATTGAATTAAAAGATGATGAGCAAATTGACATCAAAAGGGAGCTGTATCAAATCAAGGATTATATCGCCATAGAGCAGGCTCGCTTCGGCGATAAACTGACGGTGATTTATGATATTGATGATGAGGTCAACTTTATGATCCCCAGTTTGCTTATTCAGCCTCTGGTGGAGAATGCCATCGTCCACGGCATTCAGCCCTGCAAGGGAAAAGGCGTGGTGACCATCGGCATTAATGAGTGCGGAAATCGAGTTCGAATCAGCGTTCGCGATACGGGAAATGGTATCGATCCTGCGGTGGTAGCAAGAGTGGAGGCTGATGAAATGCCGGGGAATAAAATCGGGTTACTCAATGTTCATCATCGGGTCAAGCTGCTTTATGGCGAAGGTCTGCATATCCGACGCCTGACGCCGGGGACAGAAATTGCCTTCTATGTGCCAACCCAACACGCCCCCCAGGCGGCAACAGAGTCGCTGCTGTCATGA
- a CDS encoding ion channel protein translates to MLHPRARTMLLLSIPAILIGIAASLVLIVAMKMASVLQSILWDSLPASLGINASGPFWTIAILTCTGIAVGLVIRFSPGHAGPDPATESLIGAPVSISVLPGLFAALLLGLAGGVSLGPEHPIMVINIALAVALGSRIFPRVSALDWTILASSGTIGALFGTPVAAALIFSQTLNSSNDVPLWDRLFAPLLAAAAGSLTTGLFFHPHFSLPIPHYNQWHLVDIFSGAIVTLIAVAVGMVGVWCLPRLHALMHRLKNPVLTLGIGGFLLGILGVIGGHITLFKGLDEMQQLAFSQTLTASDFMLIALVKLAALVLAAACSFRGGRIFPAVFVGVALGLMLHAHVDAVPAAITVSCAILGLTLVVTRDGWLSLFMAAVVVPDSTLLPLLCIVMLPAWLLLAGKPLMIAKRRGG, encoded by the coding sequence ATGCTGCACCCGCGCGCCAGAACGATGCTGCTGTTATCCATACCGGCCATTTTGATTGGTATTGCTGCCAGCCTGGTATTAATTGTGGCGATGAAAATGGCATCCGTGTTGCAAAGCATTCTATGGGATAGCCTGCCGGCAAGTTTAGGCATCAACGCCAGCGGACCTTTCTGGACTATCGCTATCCTCACCTGCACCGGTATCGCCGTTGGACTGGTAATACGCTTTAGTCCTGGTCACGCAGGTCCGGACCCGGCCACAGAGTCACTTATTGGCGCCCCTGTAAGCATCAGCGTGCTGCCAGGCCTGTTCGCTGCGCTGCTCCTCGGCCTGGCGGGCGGCGTTAGTCTCGGCCCGGAACACCCGATCATGGTGATTAATATCGCCCTCGCTGTAGCGCTTGGTTCCCGTATTTTCCCGCGCGTTAGCGCGCTGGACTGGACGATTCTTGCCTCTTCCGGCACCATCGGCGCATTATTTGGAACTCCGGTTGCTGCGGCGTTGATCTTTTCGCAAACGCTAAACAGCAGTAACGATGTACCGCTTTGGGACAGACTCTTCGCGCCGCTGCTTGCCGCAGCGGCCGGGTCTCTGACCACCGGGCTATTTTTCCATCCCCATTTTTCGTTACCAATCCCGCATTACAATCAGTGGCATCTTGTCGATATCTTTAGCGGAGCTATCGTTACGCTTATCGCTGTTGCCGTCGGTATGGTTGGCGTCTGGTGTTTACCGCGTTTACACGCACTAATGCACCGCCTGAAAAATCCGGTCTTAACCTTGGGTATCGGTGGCTTTCTCCTGGGTATCCTTGGCGTTATCGGCGGACATATCACTCTGTTTAAGGGTCTGGATGAGATGCAGCAATTAGCTTTTAGCCAGACGTTAACCGCCAGTGATTTCATGCTTATTGCTCTGGTCAAGCTGGCGGCGCTGGTGCTGGCCGCGGCCTGCAGTTTTCGCGGCGGGCGAATTTTCCCGGCGGTTTTTGTCGGCGTCGCGCTCGGACTAATGCTGCATGCACACGTGGATGCCGTCCCGGCAGCTATCACCGTTTCCTGCGCGATTCTCGGACTTACGCTTGTGGTGACGCGCGATGGTTGGTTAAGCCTGTTTATGGCAGCGGTAGTGGTGCCAGATTCCACTTTACTTCCGCTGCTGTGTATCGTGATGCTTCCCGCCTGGCTATTACTTGCCGGAAAACCGCTGATGATCGCAAAGCGCCGCGGCGGTTAA
- the mgrA gene encoding L-glyceraldehyde 3-phosphate reductase: MVYQANATRYQTMDYRRCGHSGLKLPAISLGLWHNFGDETRVETSRQLLRHAFDLGITHFDLANNYGPPPGSAESNFGRILKEDFLPYRDELIISSKAGYTMWDGPYGDWGSRKYLIASLDQSLKRMGLDYVDIFYHHRPDPETPLQETMRALDHIVRQGKALYVGLSNYPPEQARDAINILNDLGTPCLIHQPKYSMFERGVEEGLLDFLQTAGVGSIAFSPLAGGQLTNRYLHGIPADSRAASGSRFLQPDQLTENKLEKIRQLNALAESRGQKLSQMALAWVLREEKITSVLIGASKTSQLDDAIGMLENRHFSAEERAAIDAILAV, translated from the coding sequence ATGGTTTACCAGGCAAACGCCACGCGATATCAAACGATGGACTACCGCCGCTGCGGTCATAGCGGATTAAAGCTGCCGGCAATCTCCCTTGGGCTTTGGCATAATTTTGGCGACGAAACGCGGGTAGAAACCAGCCGCCAGCTTCTGCGACACGCGTTCGACCTCGGCATTACTCATTTCGATTTAGCCAATAACTACGGCCCTCCGCCAGGGTCTGCAGAGAGCAATTTTGGTCGTATCCTGAAAGAAGATTTTTTGCCTTACCGCGATGAACTGATTATCTCCAGCAAAGCCGGTTACACCATGTGGGACGGCCCTTATGGCGACTGGGGATCGCGTAAATATCTCATTGCCAGCCTCGACCAAAGCCTTAAACGCATGGGCCTGGACTATGTCGATATTTTTTACCATCACCGCCCCGACCCCGAAACGCCATTACAGGAAACCATGCGTGCGCTGGACCATATTGTTCGCCAGGGCAAAGCGCTATACGTCGGATTATCGAATTACCCGCCAGAACAGGCTCGTGACGCCATCAACATCCTTAACGACCTCGGTACACCGTGCCTGATTCATCAACCTAAATACTCGATGTTTGAACGCGGGGTCGAGGAAGGTTTACTCGATTTTCTGCAAACCGCAGGGGTGGGAAGTATAGCGTTTTCACCGCTTGCCGGCGGCCAGTTGACTAACCGCTATCTGCACGGCATTCCGGCAGACTCTCGCGCCGCCAGCGGTAGCCGCTTCCTGCAACCGGATCAGCTAACTGAAAACAAACTGGAGAAGATTCGTCAATTGAACGCGCTGGCAGAATCCCGCGGGCAGAAACTCTCGCAAATGGCCCTCGCCTGGGTGCTGCGCGAAGAGAAAATCACCTCGGTACTGATTGGCGCCAGCAAAACGTCGCAGCTCGACGATGCGATTGGCATGCTGGAAAACCGCCATTTCAGCGCCGAAGAACGGGCGGCCATCGATGCCATCCTTGCGGTGTAA
- the glk gene encoding glucokinase yields the protein MTKFALVGDVGGTNARLALCDIASGEISRARTYSGLDYPSLEAVVKVYLEEQDVKVEDGCIAIACPITGDWVAMTNHTWAFSIAEMKKNLGFSHLEIINDFTAVSMAIPMLKAEHLIQFGGTAPVEGKPIAVYGAGTGLGVAHLVHVDKRWVSLPGEGGHVDFAPNSEEEGIILEELRSELGHVSAERVLSGPGLVNLYHAIVKSDGRLPENLQPKDVTERALADTCIDCRRALSLFCVIMGRFGGNLALTLGTFGGVYIAGGIVPRFLDFFKASGFRGGFEDKGRFKAFVQDIPVYLIVHDNPGLLGSGAHLRQTLGQIL from the coding sequence ATGACAAAATTTGCTTTAGTAGGGGACGTTGGCGGAACGAATGCCCGTTTGGCGTTATGTGATATCGCAAGCGGGGAAATTTCTCGCGCCAGGACCTATTCCGGGCTCGATTATCCAAGTCTTGAAGCCGTAGTGAAGGTCTATCTGGAAGAGCAGGACGTGAAGGTTGAAGATGGCTGTATCGCCATTGCGTGTCCGATTACCGGTGACTGGGTCGCTATGACCAATCACACCTGGGCTTTTTCTATCGCCGAGATGAAAAAGAATCTGGGCTTCTCGCATCTGGAGATTATTAACGACTTTACCGCTGTGTCGATGGCAATCCCGATGCTGAAAGCTGAACATCTGATTCAGTTTGGCGGTACGGCTCCGGTAGAGGGCAAGCCGATCGCCGTCTATGGTGCTGGTACCGGGCTGGGAGTGGCTCATCTGGTCCACGTGGATAAACGCTGGGTGAGCCTGCCGGGCGAAGGCGGCCATGTGGATTTCGCGCCAAATAGCGAAGAGGAAGGCATTATTCTGGAAGAGCTGCGTAGCGAGCTGGGACACGTCTCCGCCGAGCGCGTATTATCTGGCCCCGGATTAGTCAACCTCTACCATGCGATCGTTAAGTCCGATGGCCGTCTGCCGGAAAACCTGCAGCCTAAGGATGTGACTGAACGCGCGCTGGCCGATACCTGCATTGACTGCCGTCGCGCGCTGTCGCTGTTTTGCGTCATTATGGGCCGCTTTGGCGGTAATCTGGCGCTGACTCTTGGTACGTTTGGCGGCGTGTATATCGCTGGCGGTATTGTGCCGCGTTTCCTTGATTTCTTTAAAGCTTCCGGTTTCCGCGGTGGTTTTGAAGATAAAGGCCGCTTTAAAGCCTTTGTTCAGGATATCCCGGTCTATCTGATAGTCCACGACAATCCGGGGCTGCTGGGTTCCGGCGCACATCTGCGTCAGACTCTGGGGCAGATTCTCTGA